The following are from one region of the Mustela lutreola isolate mMusLut2 chromosome 7, mMusLut2.pri, whole genome shotgun sequence genome:
- the GCNT3 gene encoding beta-1,3-galactosyl-O-glycosyl-glycoprotein beta-1,6-N-acetylglucosaminyltransferase 3, whose product MVWWKKRLCRQHHLWALGCYMLLAVVALRFSLRLKCDFDSVDLESRVFQSQHCRDILYKSLKLPAKRTINCSGIIRGDQQAVTEALLDNLEVKKKREPFTDTDYLNMTRDCEHFKTERKFLRFPLSKEELDFPIAYSMVVHEKIENFERLLRALYAPQNVYCVHVDEKSPETFKEAVKAIVSCFPNVFIASKLVRVVYASWSRVQADLNCMEDLLQSSVPWKYLLNTCGTDFPIKTNAEMVLALKLLNGKNSMESEKPTEYKRSRWTYHYEVTDTLSITSKMKDPPPDNIPMFTGNAYIVASRDFVQHVLENPKSRRLIEWVKDTYSPDEHLWATLQRAPWMPGSIPYHPKFHISDMTAIARLVKWQGHEGDVSRGAPYAPCSGTHQRSVCVYGTGDLHWILQNHHLLANKFDPKVDDNVLQCLEEYLRYKAIYGTDL is encoded by the coding sequence ATGGTTTGGTGGAAGAAGCGGCTCTGCCGCCAGCATCACCTGTGGGCCCTGGGCTGCTATATGCTGCTGGCTGTGGTTGCTCTGAGGTTTTCTCTCCGACTGAAATGTGACTTTGATTCCGTGGATCTGGAGTCCCGGGTCTTTCAGAGCCAGCACTGTAGGGACATCCTGTACAAGTCCCTGAAGCTGCCAGCGAAGAGAACCATCAACTGTTCTGGAATCATCCGAGGGGACCAGCAAGCGGTGACGGAGGCTCTCCTGGACAACCTGGAGGTCAAGAAGAAGCGGGAGCCTTTCACAGACACTGACTACCTGAACATGACCAGGGACTGTGAGCACTTTAAGACTGAGCGGAAGTTCCTGCGGTTCCCTCTGAGCAAAGAAGAGTTAGACTTCCCTATCGCGTACTCTATGGTGGTCCATGAGAAGATAGAGAACTTCGAAAGACTGCTGCGAGCTTTGTATGCTCCTCAGAACGTATACTGTGTCCACGTGGATGAGAAATCCCCAGAAACTTTCAAAGAGGCAGTCAAGGCAATTGTGTCATGCTTCCCAAATGTCTTCATAGCCAGTAAGTTGGTTCGGGTGGTTTATGCCTCCTGGTCCAGGGTGCAGGCCGACCTCAACTGTATGGAGGACTTGCTCCAGAGCTCAGTGCCGTGGAAATACTTGCTGAATACGTGTGGGACAGACTTTCCTATAAAGACCAATGCCGAGATGGTCCTGGCCCTCAAGTTGTTGAACGGGAAGAACAGTATGGAGTCAGAAAAGCCTACGGAGTACAAAAGGTCTCGCTGGACCTATCACTATGAGGTGACAGACACACTGTCCATAACCAGCAAGATGAAGGATCCCCCGCCAGATAATATACCTATGTTCACGGGGAATGCCTATATCGTGGCTTCTCGAGACTTTGTCCAGCATGTCCTGGAGAACCCCAAGTCCCGAAGACTGATCGAGTGGGTGAAAGACACTTATAGCCCCGACGAGCATCTGTGGGCCACCCTTCAGCGCGCACCGTGGATGCCGGGTTCTATTCCCTACCACCCCAAGTTTCACATCTCCGACATGACAGCCATTGCCAGGCTGGTCAAGTGGCAGGGCCATGAGGGAGATGTCAGTAGGGGGGCACCGTATGCACCTTGCTCGGGAACCCACCAGCGGTCTGTCTGTGTTTATGGGACTGGGGACCTGCACTGGATTCTTCAAAACCATCACCTTTTGGCTAACAAGTTTGACCCGAAGGTGGATGACAACGTTCTTCAGTGCTTAGAAGAGTACTTACGTTATAAGGCCATCTACGGGACTGATCTCTGA